The proteins below are encoded in one region of Nakamurella flava:
- a CDS encoding ABC transporter permease has translation MTIGTWARPGATTDDGRPAGAATGNRGARRRRTVGAAVRSAVPAAAVVLILLIGWQVAVTVLAVRPQILPSPVRVVQQGWLDRADLFANAVATLGVTLAGFAVSLVVSWVVAVAVDFVPLLRRALVPLLVGSQTLPIIAIAPLFIIWFGFGLLPKVLVVVLTTFFPVAIGLIEGFAAADRDGSKLLAGMGASRWQQFRYLRLPGALPRFFTALRIGITYAVVAAIFAEYVGSASGLGIYMATAKNSFRTDLVLAAVAITAVLSITLFALTFLVERWVCPWRRPRRGGAERPR, from the coding sequence ATGACGATCGGCACCTGGGCACGTCCGGGCGCCACCACCGACGACGGCCGACCAGCCGGGGCCGCCACCGGCAACCGTGGAGCGCGGAGGCGTCGGACGGTCGGCGCGGCCGTCCGGTCCGCGGTGCCGGCGGCCGCGGTCGTGCTGATCCTGCTGATCGGCTGGCAGGTCGCCGTGACCGTTCTGGCCGTCCGTCCGCAGATCCTGCCGTCCCCGGTGCGGGTGGTGCAGCAGGGCTGGCTCGACCGGGCCGACCTGTTCGCCAACGCCGTGGCCACCCTGGGTGTGACCCTCGCCGGGTTCGCCGTCTCGCTGGTCGTCAGCTGGGTCGTCGCGGTCGCCGTGGACTTCGTCCCGCTCCTGCGCCGGGCTCTGGTCCCCCTGCTCGTGGGATCGCAGACGCTCCCGATCATCGCCATCGCCCCACTGTTCATCATCTGGTTCGGCTTCGGGCTGCTCCCGAAGGTGCTCGTCGTCGTCCTGACCACCTTCTTCCCGGTCGCCATCGGGCTGATCGAGGGCTTCGCGGCGGCTGATCGGGACGGCAGCAAGCTACTGGCCGGGATGGGTGCCAGCCGTTGGCAGCAGTTCCGCTACCTGCGGCTGCCGGGGGCACTGCCCCGCTTCTTCACGGCGCTGCGCATCGGCATCACCTATGCGGTGGTGGCGGCCATCTTCGCCGAGTACGTGGGGTCGGCCAGCGGCCTGGGCATCTACATGGCGACGGCGAAGAACTCGTTCCGCACCGATCTCGTCCTCGCCGCGGTGGCCATCACCGCCGTCCTCAGCATCACGCTGTTCGCCCTGACCTTCCTCGTCGAGCGGTGGGTCTGCCCGTGGCGACGCCCGCGCCGCGGCGGGGCGGAGCGCCCCCGATGA
- a CDS encoding ABC transporter ATP-binding protein: protein MTGVRPGQAPGGEAAPRGLHLADIRHAFPTPDGPLPVLDGITVTVAPGQFVAVIGPSGCGKSTLFDIVTGQLTPRAGTVTVIGGRPPGAAGPATPRGQVAHMPQRDLLLPWRTVLDNTALGLDVQGVPRREGRRRAAALFADFGLDGFERAYPDELSGGMRQRAALLRTMVQQRPIVALDEPLGALDSLTRSDLQVWLQRVWTEHPRTMLMITHDIREALLLADRVLVLSPRPARIVRDLTVDLPRPRDLRAVTTPEFVALEAELLDLLHHTTGGRPR, encoded by the coding sequence ATGACGGGCGTTCGACCCGGTCAAGCGCCGGGCGGGGAGGCCGCTCCGCGTGGTCTGCACCTGGCCGACATCCGCCACGCCTTCCCGACCCCGGACGGCCCGCTGCCCGTACTCGACGGCATCACCGTCACGGTGGCCCCCGGCCAGTTCGTCGCCGTCATCGGCCCCTCGGGGTGCGGCAAGAGCACGCTGTTCGACATCGTCACCGGACAGCTGACTCCCCGGGCCGGGACCGTGACGGTGATCGGCGGTCGACCGCCGGGCGCCGCCGGCCCGGCGACGCCGCGCGGGCAGGTGGCGCACATGCCCCAGCGGGACCTGTTGCTGCCCTGGCGCACCGTCCTGGACAACACCGCGCTGGGTCTGGACGTGCAGGGTGTCCCTCGCCGGGAAGGCAGGCGCCGGGCCGCCGCACTGTTCGCCGACTTCGGTCTGGACGGGTTCGAACGGGCCTACCCGGACGAGCTGTCCGGCGGCATGCGCCAGCGGGCGGCCCTGCTGCGCACGATGGTGCAGCAGCGCCCCATCGTGGCGCTCGACGAACCGCTGGGGGCGCTGGACTCGTTGACCCGGTCCGATCTGCAGGTGTGGTTGCAGCGGGTGTGGACCGAGCATCCCCGGACGATGCTGATGATCACCCACGACATCCGGGAGGCCCTGCTGCTGGCCGACCGGGTCCTCGTGCTCTCGCCCCGGCCGGCCCGCATCGTCCGCGACCTGACCGTCGACCTCCCCCGCCCCCGGGACCTGCGGGCCGTGACCACCCCGGAGTTCGTCGCCCTGGAAGCCGAACTGCTCGACCTGCTGCACCACACCACGGGCGGGCGTCCCCGGTAG
- a CDS encoding helix-turn-helix domain-containing protein encodes MSSPTPPASPRFLTLTQAAEELNVTMSQIYALVRSGDLVGIQIGGRNQWRVERSKLEEYIDRAYQRTAENLKDLPAALPGDTA; translated from the coding sequence ATGTCCTCCCCCACGCCGCCGGCCAGCCCAAGGTTCCTCACCCTCACCCAGGCAGCGGAGGAACTCAACGTAACGATGAGCCAGATCTACGCGCTCGTCCGCTCCGGGGACCTCGTCGGCATCCAGATCGGCGGCCGTAACCAGTGGCGCGTCGAGCGGTCCAAGCTCGAGGAGTACATCGACCGCGCGTATCAGCGGACCGCCGAGAACCTCAAGGACCTCCCGGCGGCCCTACCCGGCGACACCGCGTAG
- a CDS encoding Gfo/Idh/MocA family protein gives MRFALVGTGPWAERAHGPGLRACPTAELVGVWGRNPERAAELAADLEVSAAEDLDDLIDRVDAVAFAVPPDVQAPLAIRAAAAGKHVLLDKPIALDPADADRLEAAVTSAGTASLVFFTDRFVDTSRAWFEQVRATPGWQGAWFRWLSSLQAPGNPYGGSAWRQELGALWDTAPHALSTLGAALGRVESLTAVAGEGDLVTLVLHHHSGATSTAVLSQFAPPAAASFECALWGEDGINRMPPRPEGDIANVFAVAAGELVAAATNGRPTVADVRLGAHITRLLADAQRQLDAQRTGS, from the coding sequence ATGCGATTCGCACTGGTGGGCACCGGACCCTGGGCCGAGCGGGCGCACGGTCCCGGGCTGCGGGCCTGCCCCACGGCCGAGCTGGTCGGGGTCTGGGGTCGCAATCCCGAGCGCGCGGCCGAGCTGGCCGCCGACCTCGAGGTCTCCGCCGCGGAGGACCTCGACGATCTCATCGACCGGGTCGACGCCGTCGCGTTCGCTGTGCCTCCGGACGTGCAGGCGCCGCTGGCGATCCGGGCGGCCGCGGCCGGGAAGCACGTGCTGCTCGACAAGCCGATCGCCCTCGACCCCGCCGACGCCGACCGGCTGGAGGCCGCGGTCACCTCTGCCGGCACCGCCTCGCTGGTGTTCTTCACCGACCGCTTCGTCGACACCTCGCGGGCCTGGTTCGAGCAGGTCCGGGCCACCCCGGGATGGCAGGGCGCGTGGTTCCGCTGGCTCAGCTCACTCCAGGCCCCCGGCAACCCCTACGGCGGGTCCGCGTGGCGTCAGGAACTGGGCGCCCTGTGGGACACCGCGCCCCACGCACTCTCGACCCTCGGGGCGGCGCTGGGTCGGGTGGAGTCGCTGACCGCGGTCGCCGGCGAGGGTGACCTCGTGACGCTGGTGCTGCACCACCACTCGGGCGCGACCAGCACCGCGGTGCTCAGCCAGTTCGCCCCACCCGCCGCCGCGTCGTTCGAGTGCGCCCTGTGGGGCGAGGACGGCATCAATCGCATGCCACCGCGACCGGAAGGCGACATCGCCAATGTGTTCGCCGTCGCCGCCGGTGAGCTGGTGGCCGCCGCGACCAACGGCCGGCCCACCGTCGCCGACGTCCGGCTCGGTGCCCACATCACCCGGCTGCTCGCCGACGCCCAGCGCCAGCTCGACGCGCAGCGCACCGGAAGCTGA
- a CDS encoding recombinase family protein, whose protein sequence is MRAVIYGRISQDRDGLAVNLGEQIRSCEKLARERGIDVVAVRSDNDVSAFKTVDSRTEWPLVLEMVHRGEVDMILAWALDRCYRQVAQFQTLLDSLGGRPLRIVTVSGQELDLSTPMGRTLAQVLVAFAQMEMQIKSERLAAKYSANAERGQRHGGKRPIGYEADGVTVDPVEAAALIEAAEMIIAGMGLNAATRKFNDATGRGARAVSLKNALKSYRVIGMREYRSEKATREWAERRRAGEVTGEERPPGRISPAVWPAILTTEQWEAVRAVFRQTTRGATPMRAPRSLLSGILRCAKCGSKMGFSPDKIDAQNPSRLKTRATYKCQSAGRGGGCGSVAVSASAIEEFILGVVETVIRDGPPIIVEKRSSDSLQVALEEEIQRLREKAKKHILLAESGAFRVEEIVDRQRAVNSEIAAVEAQLDAITLGRRRVERAVPTSEAWAASTQAERSLTIRALFAEIRVKPSARGRLSGPRFDPDRVELAWAR, encoded by the coding sequence GTGCGGGCGGTGATCTACGGCCGGATCAGCCAAGACAGGGACGGGCTTGCCGTCAACTTGGGGGAGCAGATCCGCTCGTGCGAGAAGCTGGCCCGTGAGCGGGGGATTGATGTCGTAGCGGTGCGATCTGACAACGACGTGAGCGCCTTCAAGACGGTTGATTCGCGGACCGAATGGCCGCTGGTGCTGGAGATGGTGCACCGCGGCGAGGTGGACATGATCTTGGCGTGGGCGCTGGACCGATGTTACCGGCAGGTGGCCCAATTCCAGACGCTTCTGGATTCCCTCGGGGGTCGGCCGCTGCGAATCGTCACGGTTTCTGGCCAAGAGCTGGACCTTTCCACGCCGATGGGTCGGACGCTGGCTCAGGTGCTGGTTGCCTTTGCGCAGATGGAGATGCAGATCAAGAGCGAGAGGCTGGCTGCAAAGTATTCAGCGAATGCGGAACGTGGTCAGCGGCACGGCGGCAAGCGCCCGATCGGATATGAGGCGGACGGTGTCACCGTGGATCCGGTCGAGGCGGCGGCTTTGATCGAAGCGGCGGAGATGATCATCGCCGGGATGGGCCTGAATGCCGCGACTCGAAAGTTCAACGACGCCACCGGCCGGGGAGCCCGTGCGGTTTCGCTCAAGAATGCGCTGAAGTCATACAGAGTCATTGGGATGAGGGAATACCGGTCGGAGAAGGCAACCCGGGAGTGGGCAGAGCGGCGGCGTGCGGGTGAGGTGACCGGTGAGGAGCGGCCTCCGGGGCGGATAAGTCCGGCGGTGTGGCCTGCGATCCTGACCACGGAACAATGGGAAGCGGTCAGGGCCGTCTTTAGACAGACGACACGGGGAGCGACACCGATGAGGGCTCCGCGTTCACTGCTGAGTGGCATCCTGCGGTGCGCAAAATGTGGTTCGAAAATGGGCTTCAGCCCGGACAAGATTGATGCTCAAAATCCTAGTCGATTGAAGACACGGGCGACCTATAAATGCCAATCGGCCGGCCGCGGCGGGGGCTGTGGAAGCGTCGCGGTGAGTGCATCGGCCATCGAGGAATTCATTCTCGGGGTGGTGGAGACCGTGATCCGAGATGGTCCACCGATCATCGTCGAGAAGCGGTCAAGTGATTCGCTGCAGGTGGCGCTGGAGGAGGAGATTCAGCGGTTGCGGGAAAAGGCGAAGAAACACATCCTACTCGCCGAATCCGGCGCCTTCCGCGTTGAGGAGATCGTGGACAGACAGCGTGCTGTAAATAGTGAGATCGCCGCGGTCGAGGCGCAGTTGGACGCGATCACACTCGGTCGGCGGCGAGTCGAGCGGGCGGTGCCGACCTCCGAGGCATGGGCGGCGTCGACCCAGGCGGAGAGGTCGTTGACGATTCGAGCGTTGTTCGCCGAGATCCGGGTGAAGCCGTCGGCGCGGGGAAGACTGTCCGGGCCGCGGTTCGACCCTGATCGGGTAGAGCTAGCCTGGGCGCGGTAG
- a CDS encoding ABC transporter substrate-binding protein, which produces MSRRTLLSAALAGAVTVVAGCSSGSDPASPSTAAGSSGAGASTSTVRFALDWTPNTNHTGLYVAQQNGWFADAGIDLQILPYNTALPDTLIDAGSAEFGISFQDGATVARAAGADIVSVMAVLQRWATAIGVKADRADLTSPKDLDGKTYAGFGGPTEVPLLKEVIKDAGGTGEFTTVTLGTSAYEALYSGSADFTIPFVAWEGIEAEHNGTPMKYFEYTDYGFPDAYSIVVTTNRTWLAQNPDIARAFVQALQRGYRFAAEQPDEAARLLIAANPGVFADEELVTQSQRMLAEKYLKAADGSVGTQTAQQWATYGGFLFDAGLLVGPDGSPLSTAPDYSTLFTNDYLSTSS; this is translated from the coding sequence CTGTCCCGGCGGACCCTGCTGTCGGCCGCGCTCGCCGGGGCCGTCACCGTCGTCGCCGGTTGCTCGTCCGGCTCCGACCCGGCCTCCCCGTCGACCGCCGCCGGATCGTCCGGGGCAGGCGCGTCGACGTCCACCGTGCGGTTCGCCCTCGACTGGACGCCCAACACCAACCACACGGGCCTGTACGTGGCCCAGCAGAACGGCTGGTTCGCCGACGCCGGCATCGACCTGCAGATCCTCCCGTACAACACGGCCCTGCCCGACACGCTCATCGACGCCGGTAGCGCCGAGTTCGGGATCAGCTTTCAGGACGGTGCCACCGTCGCCCGGGCCGCCGGTGCCGACATCGTCTCCGTCATGGCCGTCCTGCAGCGGTGGGCCACCGCCATCGGGGTGAAGGCCGACCGCGCCGACCTGACCTCCCCCAAGGACCTGGACGGGAAGACCTACGCCGGGTTCGGTGGCCCCACCGAGGTCCCACTGCTCAAAGAGGTCATCAAGGACGCCGGCGGGACGGGCGAGTTCACCACCGTCACCCTCGGCACGTCCGCCTACGAGGCCCTCTACTCGGGCAGCGCGGACTTCACGATCCCGTTCGTCGCCTGGGAGGGCATCGAGGCCGAACACAACGGGACACCCATGAAGTACTTCGAATACACCGATTACGGGTTCCCAGACGCGTACTCCATCGTGGTGACCACGAACCGGACGTGGCTGGCCCAGAACCCCGACATCGCCAGAGCTTTCGTGCAGGCGCTGCAGCGGGGCTACCGGTTCGCCGCCGAGCAGCCCGACGAGGCGGCGCGCCTCCTGATCGCCGCCAATCCCGGGGTGTTCGCCGACGAGGAACTCGTCACCCAGTCGCAGCGCATGCTGGCTGAGAAGTACCTCAAGGCCGCGGACGGATCGGTCGGCACGCAGACCGCCCAGCAGTGGGCGACCTACGGCGGCTTCCTGTTCGACGCGGGCCTGCTCGTCGGCCCCGACGGCTCCCCCCTGTCCACCGCGCCCGACTACTCGACCCTGTTCACCAACGACTACCTCTCCACCTCGTCATGA
- the dhaM gene encoding dihydroxyacetone kinase phosphoryl donor subunit DhaM: MSVGIVLVSHSAQLAAGVLEVAQQMAPGVRIVAAGGMEDGGIGTSFDTITAAVQQADDGDGDGVVLLYDLGSGYLTTETAVEFLEPELGERVTIVDTPFVEGAVSAALTASFGADRKAVVSAALEARTANGPGGVRSVDEM, encoded by the coding sequence GTGAGCGTCGGAATCGTGCTGGTCTCGCACAGCGCCCAGCTGGCGGCCGGCGTCCTGGAGGTCGCCCAGCAGATGGCGCCCGGCGTGCGGATCGTGGCGGCCGGCGGCATGGAGGACGGTGGGATCGGCACCTCGTTCGACACCATCACCGCCGCCGTGCAGCAGGCCGACGACGGCGACGGTGACGGGGTCGTGCTGCTCTACGACCTCGGCAGCGGCTACCTGACCACCGAGACCGCGGTCGAGTTCCTCGAACCCGAACTCGGGGAGCGGGTGACGATCGTCGACACGCCGTTCGTCGAGGGTGCCGTCTCGGCCGCCCTGACGGCGTCGTTCGGGGCCGACCGCAAGGCCGTGGTGTCCGCCGCGCTGGAGGCCCGGACTGCCAACGGACCGGGCGGTGTCCGCTCCGTGGACGAGATGTAG
- a CDS encoding DUF4238 domain-containing protein: MSTDGEGPVKRRHHVVPNFYLRRFADEKRMITRVPLGGGEVRTIPTKDATVQTDFYRLEHPELRPDALEDALAGIEADIAPALTRVVDQGAWPPSDEDRFWLATFVALQYLRSQSTRSGIEEITRSIGKLELGVMSTDQVREMLGLSDDASDAQVEELRANALVTADTFAVDRHAHLRYLLDGLEGTTNLVMGRGPWALILWERKVLGTSDSPVICVSDETTGFYSNAGFGMARELIVPVGRRACLVLGKVGGEGEDQRLAGNSARARLINDYTLRNARREAFHHPDDQPFAGREVPKRRDREIQVSGSHIDTLIRDFARMQGRPSGLPGEESSE, from the coding sequence ATGTCGACTGACGGGGAAGGCCCCGTCAAGCGGCGGCACCACGTCGTACCGAACTTCTACCTCCGGAGGTTCGCGGACGAGAAGAGGATGATTACCCGCGTTCCGCTCGGGGGCGGTGAAGTGAGAACGATCCCGACGAAGGACGCCACCGTTCAGACGGACTTCTACCGCTTGGAGCACCCCGAGCTGCGGCCCGACGCGTTAGAGGACGCACTCGCGGGGATCGAGGCAGACATCGCTCCCGCGCTGACCAGGGTGGTGGACCAGGGCGCGTGGCCTCCGAGCGACGAAGACCGGTTCTGGTTGGCAACCTTCGTCGCTCTGCAGTACCTCCGCTCGCAGTCGACCCGGTCAGGAATCGAGGAGATCACCCGCTCCATCGGGAAGTTGGAGTTGGGGGTGATGTCGACCGACCAAGTTCGCGAGATGTTGGGTCTGTCCGACGACGCCTCCGACGCTCAAGTTGAAGAGCTGAGGGCGAACGCCTTGGTTACCGCGGACACCTTCGCTGTGGATCGACACGCGCACCTGCGCTACCTCCTCGACGGCCTCGAAGGGACGACGAACCTGGTGATGGGTCGCGGACCCTGGGCCCTGATTCTTTGGGAGCGCAAGGTGCTGGGAACGTCAGACTCTCCCGTCATCTGTGTGTCGGATGAGACCACGGGTTTTTACTCAAATGCAGGATTCGGAATGGCGCGCGAACTGATCGTGCCTGTGGGGCGTCGGGCCTGCCTGGTACTGGGCAAGGTCGGAGGGGAGGGAGAGGACCAACGGCTCGCCGGTAATTCAGCGCGGGCTCGACTGATCAACGACTACACGCTGCGCAACGCCCGTCGAGAGGCGTTCCATCACCCAGACGATCAACCGTTTGCGGGGAGGGAGGTTCCCAAGAGGAGGGATCGCGAGATTCAAGTGTCGGGTTCGCACATCGATACGCTGATCAGGGACTTCGCTAGAATGCAGGGTCGCCCGTCAGGACTGCCGGGCGAGGAGTCAAGCGAATAG
- the hisN gene encoding histidinol-phosphatase: protein MVDRPAPAKDQSVDADLALALRLADAADAVTLPRFGAANLRVDSKPDLTPVTDADLATEQALREILAAERPDDTVLGEEFGLSSAATSGRRWVIDPIDGTKNFVRGVPVWGTLIGLLEDDATAPGGTAFRVGVVSAPALARRWWASAGGGAWTRFTGPGADPAPRPCRVSAVGATADASLSFSEPTEWSAAGRRAAFDALADSCWRVRGYGDFYSYLLVAEGAVDIAAEPELNLWDIAALVAIVAEAGGIVTDLAGHPTGPESTSLVATNGLLHPGVIAALNG, encoded by the coding sequence GTGGTCGATCGCCCCGCACCCGCCAAGGACCAGTCCGTCGACGCCGATCTCGCGCTCGCCCTGAGATTGGCCGACGCCGCCGATGCGGTCACCCTGCCGCGGTTCGGGGCAGCGAACCTGCGGGTGGACAGCAAGCCCGACCTGACGCCGGTGACCGACGCCGACCTGGCCACCGAACAGGCGCTGCGGGAGATCCTGGCGGCGGAGCGTCCCGACGACACCGTCCTGGGCGAGGAGTTCGGCCTGTCCTCGGCTGCGACCTCAGGGCGGCGGTGGGTCATCGACCCCATCGACGGCACCAAGAATTTCGTCCGCGGCGTGCCGGTCTGGGGGACGCTGATCGGCCTGCTCGAGGACGACGCCACTGCGCCCGGCGGAACCGCCTTCCGGGTCGGCGTCGTCAGTGCCCCGGCCCTGGCCCGACGGTGGTGGGCGTCGGCCGGCGGGGGCGCCTGGACCAGGTTCACCGGACCCGGAGCCGACCCTGCCCCGCGGCCCTGCCGGGTTTCCGCCGTCGGCGCGACGGCCGACGCCTCGCTGTCGTTCTCCGAGCCGACCGAGTGGAGCGCGGCCGGACGACGGGCCGCTTTCGATGCGCTCGCCGACTCCTGCTGGCGGGTCCGCGGCTACGGCGATTTCTACTCGTACCTCCTGGTCGCCGAGGGGGCCGTGGACATCGCCGCCGAACCCGAGCTGAACCTCTGGGACATCGCCGCGCTGGTCGCGATCGTGGCCGAAGCCGGGGGGATCGTGACCGATCTGGCAGGTCACCCGACCGGTCCAGAATCGACGTCACTGGTGGCCACGAACGGGCTGCTCCACCCGGGGGTCATCGCGGCGCTGAACGGGTGA
- a CDS encoding site-specific integrase, with protein sequence MADSSLLAYEADWNHFTEWCAVAGHSPVPASEDALLDYIDFCTGPNARSTATRCPPKSAPLSLSSIRRRLAAITFAHNAAGLPLPAYPIVKDRLGVAEREIGTAKRQARPITQVQLIQVLSLQPDSPAGRRNRALLLLGFTTGLRRAELVALDRGHVSFLDEGVSVFVPKSKTDQGRNGRTVSVPYSPNAATCTGTALRRWFAVLGDSDGAVFRRVLKGGTVSAQRLAPDAVSLLVKTSMSQLGEDPTEYSAHSLRAGLATALAREGVPLPQIMGQTGHADVHTAIGYVRLGTAFRDNPVAKLGGLYPS encoded by the coding sequence ATGGCGGACAGCTCCTTGCTCGCCTACGAAGCCGACTGGAACCACTTCACCGAGTGGTGCGCCGTCGCCGGCCACTCCCCAGTCCCGGCGAGCGAGGACGCGCTGCTCGACTACATCGACTTCTGCACTGGCCCGAATGCCCGCAGCACGGCGACCCGGTGCCCGCCGAAGTCCGCACCGCTGTCGCTCTCCTCGATCCGTCGGCGCCTCGCCGCGATCACGTTCGCCCACAACGCGGCGGGACTCCCCCTCCCCGCCTATCCCATCGTCAAGGACCGACTCGGTGTCGCGGAGCGGGAGATCGGGACGGCGAAGCGACAGGCCCGTCCAATCACCCAGGTGCAGCTGATCCAGGTTCTCAGTCTCCAACCGGACTCCCCCGCCGGCCGTCGGAATCGCGCGCTCCTGCTCCTCGGGTTCACCACCGGCCTCCGCCGAGCCGAACTCGTCGCCCTGGACCGCGGCCACGTGTCGTTCCTCGACGAGGGCGTCTCGGTCTTCGTTCCGAAGAGCAAGACCGATCAGGGCCGCAACGGTAGAACCGTGTCGGTCCCCTACAGCCCCAACGCCGCCACATGTACGGGGACTGCGCTCCGCCGATGGTTCGCCGTCCTCGGTGACAGCGACGGTGCAGTGTTTCGACGGGTGCTCAAGGGCGGCACCGTGTCAGCGCAGCGGCTCGCCCCCGACGCGGTGTCCCTCCTGGTGAAGACCTCGATGTCGCAGCTCGGCGAGGACCCGACGGAGTACTCCGCACACTCCCTCCGCGCCGGTCTCGCCACCGCACTCGCCCGAGAAGGGGTCCCGTTGCCCCAGATCATGGGCCAGACCGGGCACGCCGACGTGCACACCGCGATCGGCTACGTCAGGCTAGGTACGGCGTTCCGGGACAACCCCGTCGCCAAGCTCGGCGGCCTGTACCCGTCGTAG
- the dhaL gene encoding dihydroxyacetone kinase subunit DhaL translates to MTCDAGTVVAAVRAAAAAAAEHKTELTRLDREIGDGDHGENLARGFTAVVAKLDASAPETPAAVLKLVATTLISTVGGASGPLYGTAFLRAATAIGDASELDGALVVTGLTAARDGVVARGKAEPGDKTMVDALTPAVQAAAAAADSGGDAAAVLSAAADAAAEGAEATTPLQARKGRASYLGERSIGHRDPGATSASLLLRAMADAAAGGGA, encoded by the coding sequence ATGACCTGTGACGCCGGAACGGTCGTCGCCGCGGTGCGGGCGGCCGCCGCCGCCGCCGCCGAGCACAAGACCGAGCTCACCCGCCTCGACCGGGAGATCGGCGACGGTGACCACGGGGAGAACCTGGCTCGGGGCTTCACCGCCGTCGTTGCCAAGCTCGACGCCAGCGCCCCGGAGACCCCGGCCGCGGTGCTCAAGCTCGTCGCCACCACCCTGATCTCCACGGTCGGCGGTGCCTCGGGTCCGCTGTACGGGACGGCTTTCCTCCGCGCGGCGACCGCCATCGGCGACGCCTCGGAACTGGACGGTGCGCTGGTCGTCACCGGTCTGACCGCGGCCCGGGACGGCGTCGTCGCCCGCGGCAAGGCCGAGCCCGGCGACAAGACCATGGTCGACGCGCTGACGCCGGCCGTGCAGGCCGCCGCTGCCGCAGCCGACAGCGGTGGGGACGCCGCAGCGGTGCTGTCCGCGGCGGCCGACGCCGCCGCCGAGGGTGCCGAGGCGACCACTCCGCTGCAGGCCCGCAAGGGTCGGGCGAGCTACCTGGGTGAGCGGTCGATTGGGCACCGGGATCCGGGGGCCACGAGTGCGTCCCTGCTACTCCGGGCCATGGCCGATGCGGCTGCGGGGGGCGGGGCGTGA
- a CDS encoding DUF2510 domain-containing protein translates to MTCPHNSSMFGGPCATCTHRREVEAYQRSQADSLRRMAEADGGSPGGGGASLIAGLVAVVAVISAVLVVAQLVFSAIGAVLPFLLGGAAIAGVVLLVARSRGAVGRADAQRPTGPISVIQSVPMGWYQDPGGGPLLRWWDGSSWTGHTRPF, encoded by the coding sequence ATGACGTGCCCCCACAACTCATCGATGTTCGGTGGGCCGTGCGCGACCTGCACGCACCGGAGAGAGGTGGAGGCCTACCAACGTTCACAAGCGGACTCTCTCCGCCGGATGGCGGAAGCTGACGGCGGTTCACCTGGGGGTGGAGGCGCTTCTCTAATAGCCGGGCTGGTCGCGGTAGTCGCGGTCATTTCTGCGGTGTTGGTGGTGGCGCAACTCGTGTTTTCCGCGATTGGCGCAGTGCTGCCATTCCTTCTCGGCGGCGCGGCGATTGCAGGGGTCGTCCTGCTGGTAGCCCGATCCAGGGGTGCGGTTGGCCGCGCTGACGCTCAGCGACCCACGGGACCGATCTCGGTAATCCAATCTGTTCCGATGGGTTGGTACCAGGACCCGGGTGGTGGCCCGCTCCTTCGCTGGTGGGATGGGTCGAGCTGGACGGGGCACACCAGGCCCTTTTAG